The DNA window CAGCGATGGCCTCGTCAGACCATGGATCGAGGATGGGGGCCCGGGGATGCCGTTTCCGCACGGTCTTCGCCACGACGCCTTCGGCTCGACTTGCAGGTGGCAACGAGGGAGGAGCCGGCGCCTCGGAGGGCATGAGGTTGGATTCTCCCTGAGGGAGCTCCAGGGGGCCAGGCGAGGGCGATTCGAGGAGAGCGCCCAGCGGCGAGTTTGCCACCTGAGGTCCGGAGGACTGGAGACGCGGAGGCTGCGACGTCGAGCCAGGGAGCGTGTGCGCACCGGGCGTTGGCAACGTCGACGGTGACGCGGTGAATGGCGTGAGGGTCGGGGGTGAGACGGAGGGAAGGCTGCCCGGGGCTGCGGGGTATGTCGAAGAAGTCGACGTCGCGGTGGTCGGCGTCGGAACAGGCAACGAGGGAAGGTGAGGAACTGGTGGTGGGACCGGGATCGAAAGAGGAACAGGAAGGGGCGTAGCCTGCGCAGGGAAAGGTGGTGCGCCGCTCTGGCCAGCAGGGTACCTGCTCGGATGTATGGAGCCGGTGAGCGCTTGCGCCGTCCCGGCAAGCGTCTGCGCTGGCTCCGAGGATATGAGCGGGACTGGAGGCCCGAACGTGGGCACGGGAGGGTGTGCCGGGATCTCGTAACCGCCGCTCACCCCGACTCCAGGGGGGGATGAGGGCAGGGAAGGCATCCCCGGTGGGAACGACGGCGCGGGTGGAACTCGTGCGAGGGGTGATCCGTGAAGGGATGGAGAAGGCGCTCGCTCGAACTCAATTCCTGCGGTGGGAGATTCCGGAGGAAGCCCTCGCAAGGATTCCTCGAGCGCGCTCACGCACAGACCGATCTCCGAGGCGCGAAATGCCTGACCGGCCGCGCTCGCGGCCTCTGCGGCGCGGCGCAACCAGACGATTGCATCGTTTCGCTCTCCGCGCCCCCACAGCGTTCTCGCCGTAGACAAGCCCCAGACGACGTCTTCATCGTCTTCGGGGTACGGTTCGGGGAGGGCGACCACGTGGTCCGCCATGAGCACCACCTATCATAGGCCCAATCGCGGCCGTTACCTTGAAACTCGCGCATGCCAAGCCACGCTGCCGGCAGCGCCACCACAGAGTGCCCGACCTCGCAGAATGTGCCTACTACACAGCCCTCGCGGGGGCCGTGAAGCGCCCTCTTGACATGCGCACCGCACATTCAGTCCGAGCGCCCATCGCCCAATCCCGACGGCTCCGGGCCGCTGGCCGCGAGCCGGGCGTGCATTTCTTCGACCCCGGCGCGTGAGACATCCTCGCCAGGCATGCGCCGCGCCAGCCACCCGATCAATGTCAGCCCGGCGGCTCGAGCGTCGGGGGGCATCGCGTGCTCAGTTCTGAGGAGGCTCGCGATCTCGGCGATGAGACGGGTGCGCTGCTCTTCCTCCGCCATCCTGCTGCTCCATGAAGCATGAACGGGCGAATGTCAAAGCGCTCGAGTCCATGCATTTTCCGGGCGCAGAGCGCATCACGTCGTGCTCGCGACCCACCATCATCACTACGGCCAGTGCCGGCAACCTCATTACTACGTACCCGTGGCGCGTCTCTACCCGACCCTCCTACCGTGAGTCCTTCATGGTGGAGGGAGAATGGAAAACGTTGCCTACACTGGAGATATGAGGACCTCTCGATCCTTGGCGCCATTGGCGGGGCCCACCAACCCACGCTTTTCCATGGCTTCCACCAGCTTGGCAGCACGGTTGTAGCCGATCCCGAGCTTTCGCTGGATCCATGAGGTGGAGCAGCGGCGCGTGTCGGCGACGATGCGGACGGCTGCGTCGTACATCGCGTCGTTCTCCAGGTCGGTCGCATCAGCCTCGGCGCCATCCTCGTCACGAGGCGCCAGGATCGCCTCGTCGTAGACGGGCTCTCCCTGAGAGCGCAGGAAGTCCGTGATGCGCTGGACCTCCTCCTCGGAGCAAAACGGACATTGCACGCGTCGCGTTTCGTTGGCGCCGTTCATCTTGATCAGCATGTCGCCGCGACCGAGCAGGTGCTCTGCCCCTTGCTCATCGAGGATGGTCCTGCTGTCCACCTTCTGGGCGACGCGGAAGGCGACCCGTGTCGGGAAGTTCGCCTTGATCATCCCGGTGATCACGTCGACGCTCGGACGCTGGGTGGCCAGGATCACGTGCATCCCCGCCGCCCGCGCTTTCTGAGCGAGACGCGCCACGCTCGCTTCGACGTCTTTCCCTTGCTGCATCATCAGATCCGCGAATTCGTCGACGACGATGACGATGAACGGCAGCTTCTCGGGCAGCGTGACATCCGAGCCATCCCTCGCCGCGTCGACCTCCACATCGGTCCCATCCGGGGCTACGGCCGTTACACGGGCTGGCGCTCTGGGAGGCTTGGCTTCACCTCGGCGTACACGCTCGACCCAGCCGTTGTAGGTCGTGATGTTCTTCGTCCCCGCGTTGGCGAAGAGCTGGTAGCGACGTTCCATCTCGTCCACGGCCCACTTGAGGGCGGTGGCCGCCTGCTTCATATCCGTCACCACGGGCAGAAGCATGTGGGGGATCCGATCGAAGGGCGCGAGCTCCACCACCTTGGGATCGATCATCAAGAGGCGCAGGTCCTCGGGTGTCTTGCGAAAGAGCAAGCTCACCAGCATCACGTTGAGGCCCACGCTCTTCCCGGCGCCGGTCGCGCCAGCGACGATCACGTGAGGCATCGACGCGAGATCCGCGAAGTAGGGCGTCCCGATGATGTCCCGCCCGAGGACGCAGGGGAGCGGCGACTTCATCTCCACGAACCGGCGATCCTCCACCAGCTCGCGCAGGTTGACGGGGAGTCGCTGCTCGTTGGGAATCTCGAACCCGATCCGATTCTTCCCTGGAATGGGGGCGACGATACGAACCTTGCGAGACAAGCCGAGGGCGAGATCATCAGCGAGGCCAGCCACCTTGGACACCTTCGTGCCTGGCGCTGGTGACACCTCGAACGTCGTGACGGTGGGCCCAGGATGGATCTCCTCGACCTTGCCGCTCACCCCGTAGTCCGCGAGCGTCTTCTCGAGGAGCTGCGCCATCGCCTTGAGCTGCTCCTCGTCGATCTGCATCCGACCGCCCTGAGCGCTCTCCAGCATGTCGGTGGCCGGGAGGGCGAAGCCCTTTCGCGCAGAAGGGATGACCTTCACCCGCTCTGCTTTTTCGGGCTGAAGTGCCTGGCGGGTGTCGATGATCTGAAGAGCCTCGGGAGTACGGGGGCTCCCGGGAGATCTGACAGCCTGCGGAGCGCTCCCCTCGGCCTCGGTCACCGCGTCGTCGGTCGCCGCGTCTTCGGGACCATGCGATGCGGCCGGGCTGTATCGCTGCGTCCGTTCGACGGAAGCCGCAGACACCTTCTCGACGAGCGGTCGCCGCCCCTTGGGGGCCTCCAAGTCTCGTACTTTCTCTGCCTGAGTGGGGTGCGCTGAGCCTGCAGGGGGCTCTTCTTCGTCGAGCGATGGCTCGTCGCTCCACGCAACACTGCAGGACGCGTCGTCGAGAGACGTGCTGGACGCTGGCGCGTGGTCGGCCAGCGGCAACATCGGGAGAGACTCCTGAGCCCGCGAGGAGGGCGGAGTGTCCTCCGCATCAACGTCGAAGGGGTCTTGCTCCTCGTGCGACGGGTCACCGTTCGCGCTCGCGAGCGGTCGCGTCTTCTCGGAGGGAGTGGTGTCGTGCCGACCGTTCCGAGGGCGTCGTTCCTTGCTCTTCCCTTTCTGGGGCGCGGAAGGGATCAGGTCAGAAGTGCGGACAGCCAGGATCGGTGAGGGGGTAGGGACGTCGTCGTCCTGGGGTGTCATCGGTCGAGGCTGGCTCGCTGCGTCGGCAACATCCTCATCCATTGGGTCGGATGAGGTGAACGGCAGCATGGCGGGGGTCGTGGTGATCTTCGGCCCCGTATCGGCTGGACGACGGTCGCCCTCGTGGATGGCTTTCGCTGAAGGCATCGTCCCGATCGCCGGGGTACTCTCTGGAGGATCGTGACTCTCGAGGCGATCCCCGTCGGGCATGGCGAGGGTCCCGGTGGTGGCGGACGCCGCTTCTTCGGCGGACTCCTGCCCGGAGCCTCGGGTACGCCGGGGGCGCTTGGGCTTGGGGGAGCTGACCTCACTCGGTGCACTGCGCTGCAGGGGGGACTGCTCTGCCCATGAAACCGGAGGCTCCTCTGCGGCGACCGCGATGGGCGTGCTGCTGGAGAGGGAAGGCTCGTCCTCGTCCGAGAGAGCCGCGATGATTGCATCCGGCGTCGAGTGGCGCTCGATCCGAGGCGCCCTCGTGTCTTCATCCGCCTCGCGTCGCTCGATCTCGCGCGCGGCTGTCCATGCACCGAGCAGTGATCGTGCCCAGGTCACGATCTTGGCGACCACGAGCCCCACCAGGTGCTCGATGCGCTGGACCAGCTGGATGAATGAGAAGGTCGCACGACCGATCAGGATCAGGGCGACGACCGTGAGTCCGATGATGTACGACCCCACGCTGGAGAAGAGACCGCGCAGGATTTCGCCGAACAGTTCTCCGACCGCTCCTCCGAGTGGCATCGCGCCGAACACCTGCTTGTCGGGGAAGGCGACGTGCCCGATCGCGGCGAGGACGACGGCCACCACCACGTCGCCACCCAACCGCGAGACGGTTGCGCTGACGGCGCCTTCGTCGGTCCGTCGATGACCATCGAGCCAGCGTCGACCCCCGACCAAGGGGGCAGCGAGCAACGCCAGCTCCAGGGGGAGGAACCACGCGACCGTGCCGAGTGCACCCACGGTCCACCCCGCCAGTGAGGCGCCCACCGGTCCGACCCAGTCCTCACCTGCGATCTCCGGGCGCATCGGGTCCGCACGGAACGACGCGAACGCGAGGACGCAGTAGAGAGCGGAGGTGAGCAGCACCAGGGCGCTCGCCTCCCGAGCGTAGCTGTGACCACGGGAACCCGCAGGGGACGCCGTGGCCGCGCGGCGTGCGACAGCACTCCGGGGGGTCCCAGTGCCGACGGGCGCCGATGCGCCTTTCGCACCGGGCGCGGCAGCGGGCTCGGCCCGCCGCGGAGCGAAGAGAGGAAAGTTCATGCCCACCTGAACCTACCTCACCCCATACCTGTCCCATGGCGGCACTTGCAAGAAAGCAGGTCCACGAGAACTCCGCGGCGGCGAGCTGGCGAGGGAAGCAGTGCTGGCTGAGCTCTGGCGGGGTCGGTAGGGAGAAGCACATCGCCTTGCGACGGGGCCAGTGCGGCGTGGACCTGCTCCCCTGGCTCTGAATCCACCACTGTAGAAGGAGTGTGGCGTCCTGGGAGTGAGGCAGGGCGAGAGGAGCCCGGAAATTCTTTTGATGCAGGTGCCTCGGGCGCTACCATCGCCCTCCTCATTCTCAGGGGACGCATGGCGAGTGGTGGACGAGCAGGGCGGAGCGAGCGCACCGCGAGCTGTTTTCTGTTGTGCGTCCTGGTGAGCGTTGCGTCTCTCGCCAGTGGATGTCGTGTGGATGAAAACGACATTCATCGCTGGGAGACCACGGTGAACGGTCCCGAAAAGCTGAGGGCCGTGTTGACGCACGACAAGTACGAGCCGTCCCTCCAGGTGGAAGCCGCGCTCTCCCTGATTCGGATGAAGCCGCGACAGGGGCGGCATGTCGGGTTCAACATCCTCATCGAAGCGCTCACTCTGGTGCCGGCAGAAGCGAGGCGACCCATCCTGTCCGCCTTGATTCCGACCCTCACCGCCGAGCTGAAGCGACCTCCTCCTTTGGCCGCGCCGCCAGGTCAACCTCCGCCAGAGGATCCGTCCTATCCCTACAAGGATGCGGCGTACGCCTTGCTCTCGGCGGAGCCACCGATCGTCACTGAAGAAGCGCAGCAGCAAAGTCTGAAGACGGCGTTGATCGACTGGTCGCTTGCAGACTTCGAGCGTCGCTTCGACAACCGCCGACAGACCTACGGCATGGAGCAGCTGCTCCGTGTCATGGGAGCCTCAGGTGTCGTAGGACTGCCGAAACTGTTGACCCGTGAAGCGCGGCGGCTGGATCAAATGTCGTCGCTGATCGCAGAGCTCGGGGATGCTGCGACGAAAGCCGAGGCGTCAAGGCAACTCGCCGGACTCGCGCAGTGGATCCTGTCCGAAGACTGGCTGAAGGAGAAAAAGCCAGAGCTTCAGCGAGCCAACGAGGCTTCCAAGCTGGCGCCGACCGCCGAACAGTTTCAAGCGCAGCTCGCGCAGTATCAAGACGAGGAGTTTTTTCGGCTCCTGGGCTCGATGCGAAAGCTAGGCGGTCGACCAGTCGTCGACCTTCTGTTGAGGATCGCTGCCGACAAAACGCAAGGCGAGAAGCGTCGCCAAGCTGCGCTCGCTGCCCTGGAGAAGCAGCTCGACAAGAGCAATCCAGACGACCTTCGCGGCATTTTCGAGATCGTCACATCCGATCCGCCAGATGCGGTGCTCGACCAGGCTTTCCGGCGCATCGGTGAGCTGCCGCGAGCAGAAGTCGCGAACAAGCTCTATGGCCTCTTCAAGACGGACAAGTGGAAGGTCCGTCGTGCTGCAGCGGCAACCCTGCTGAAGCTCTCGAACGTCTCCCATGTGGACGAGTTCATGAGCAAGCTGCCCGGTCCTCGTGGCTTTGCGCTACCAGAGGCGATTACCTACGGCGCCCTGCTCGGAGACCTGAAAGAGGGCTCAGTTCTCGATGCCTTGCGACCACATTTTTCCAGTGGCTCGTCGTCTGCGAGGACGAGTGCCCTTGCTTACTACTTCACGTTTGGAACCTCGGAGGATGCGAGCGCGCTCGCTCCTTTCGGATCGGACCCAACGAGAGCGCCCACGTGTGACGCCGACCCGGACTGTTCGTGGCGTTGTGAGGTCCTGAAGGAGGGTTCCAGCGAGCGGGAACAGAAGGAGATCAACACGGTGGGCGAGTTCGTGCGGTACTGCGTGGAGCCGGCCGTACGAGAGCGCAACCCTGAACCGAAGCAGGGAAAAAACGTCGGGCTCGAGAAGACCGAGTAGTGCGAGGAGAAGCTGTTCGAGGAGAAACGAAGTGGCACGTGGCGGTCTGCTTGTGTCGACCGACCAACCGGACGACCAATGACTAGAGCCTTGCTGGACGAGGGGGTGCTGCGGGGATGCTTCCCAGCGCCTTTCCTTCTCCGCTATCGTCGAGTGGGAAGAGATGAGCTCTGATCCGAATAAAAAGAGCGCACGAACGTTCCAGTGCCGCGACGTCCTCTGGGAGACGTTCGAGCAGATGGCCCGCGAGCTGGAGTGCTCCATCGACTACCTCATCAATGAGTCGATGAAGCAGTACGCTCGGCAGCGGAGCTACAGTCCGCGGGTGCCATCGGCTGCCGGCCGCGCCGATGGTGCGCCTGGCTCTGGCCAGCACGCCTTGAGTGGCGCTGGTGGCTCTCCGCCGCCTCCGGCGCCTCAACCGCCGATGCTGCCGCCGCAGTCGAACTTCTCGCCTGCTCCGCCACCACCCGCTTACAGCTCGGCACCAGCCGCGCCGCCACCGCCTCCCCTGGTGGGGACTCCGGGAGGGCTGCCGCCACCGCCACCACCAAACGCATACGGTGCGCCGCCGGGCTATGCGACGCCTCCACCAGGGCTTGCGACATCTCCACCACCTCCGGCTCGTCCGGGGGCTCCGCCTCCGCCACCGCCTGGCCTCCCGGGTGCGGCAACGAAAAGACCGAGCCTTCCGGCACCTCCCCCACCGGTACCCGGTCGGGTGGGCGCTCCACCGCCACCACCGCCGACAAGTGGCGCACGGATGGGTGGGCCGCCGCCACCGCCGCCTCCTCCTCCGGGCGGAGCGCCGACGATGCGCCCAGGAATGCCTCCCGGAGTGAGTCGTTCGGCTCCTCCTCCGCCACCCCCTGGGCCCCCAGCGCCCCTTGGCGGCGGAGGTTATGGCCCGCCGGGCATGATGTCCCCCGGAATGT is part of the Chondromyces crocatus genome and encodes:
- a CDS encoding FtsK/SpoIIIE family DNA translocase; the protein is MNFPLFAPRRAEPAAAPGAKGASAPVGTGTPRSAVARRAATASPAGSRGHSYAREASALVLLTSALYCVLAFASFRADPMRPEIAGEDWVGPVGASLAGWTVGALGTVAWFLPLELALLAAPLVGGRRWLDGHRRTDEGAVSATVSRLGGDVVVAVVLAAIGHVAFPDKQVFGAMPLGGAVGELFGEILRGLFSSVGSYIIGLTVVALILIGRATFSFIQLVQRIEHLVGLVVAKIVTWARSLLGAWTAAREIERREADEDTRAPRIERHSTPDAIIAALSDEDEPSLSSSTPIAVAAEEPPVSWAEQSPLQRSAPSEVSSPKPKRPRRTRGSGQESAEEAASATTGTLAMPDGDRLESHDPPESTPAIGTMPSAKAIHEGDRRPADTGPKITTTPAMLPFTSSDPMDEDVADAASQPRPMTPQDDDVPTPSPILAVRTSDLIPSAPQKGKSKERRPRNGRHDTTPSEKTRPLASANGDPSHEEQDPFDVDAEDTPPSSRAQESLPMLPLADHAPASSTSLDDASCSVAWSDEPSLDEEEPPAGSAHPTQAEKVRDLEAPKGRRPLVEKVSAASVERTQRYSPAASHGPEDAATDDAVTEAEGSAPQAVRSPGSPRTPEALQIIDTRQALQPEKAERVKVIPSARKGFALPATDMLESAQGGRMQIDEEQLKAMAQLLEKTLADYGVSGKVEEIHPGPTVTTFEVSPAPGTKVSKVAGLADDLALGLSRKVRIVAPIPGKNRIGFEIPNEQRLPVNLRELVEDRRFVEMKSPLPCVLGRDIIGTPYFADLASMPHVIVAGATGAGKSVGLNVMLVSLLFRKTPEDLRLLMIDPKVVELAPFDRIPHMLLPVVTDMKQAATALKWAVDEMERRYQLFANAGTKNITTYNGWVERVRRGEAKPPRAPARVTAVAPDGTDVEVDAARDGSDVTLPEKLPFIVIVVDEFADLMMQQGKDVEASVARLAQKARAAGMHVILATQRPSVDVITGMIKANFPTRVAFRVAQKVDSRTILDEQGAEHLLGRGDMLIKMNGANETRRVQCPFCSEEEVQRITDFLRSQGEPVYDEAILAPRDEDGAEADATDLENDAMYDAAVRIVADTRRCSTSWIQRKLGIGYNRAAKLVEAMEKRGLVGPANGAKDREVLISPV